A portion of the Streptomyces erythrochromogenes genome contains these proteins:
- a CDS encoding WhiB family transcriptional regulator: MARTASRTRPAATLPATTTPLPCQRRPDIFKEPLLERPPAGVQELPFRTRRSQALTHAARELCFSCPLRAECLQDAVVRSDPGGYAAATTEQDRRWIRMWLHIGDSRGRLSDADAESASGGRGEAVGASAVLDAFSALQTHRTRRSFGVGRGPVPTQRQGPAQHFRTDRRQRADTDRVSTMPAPALQGERITYSLGDPALAIQKTVLGPLARATLLMLKVAQQLAGMLALTPSAGVEPELLAAVGETRRSLESWRTAAGDEAAYEVADSGLTGSVSIELATSDPVAALQQDIFEPLLRRLAASLQRVEAITAVLVPAADTADPAAVPHVRQLSAVLEAVRELGSHLERYQPLAQRQGHGEGLPGIRRDDHPYHSATVAGGAGSWSVPSLRRSVETAVSSFPGRFTGRDVVGALPPGVYADAGKSVSNALSAMVKSGRLLRVSRGTYIANPPSTGEAVPNS, encoded by the coding sequence ATGGCGAGGACTGCGTCGAGAACCCGGCCGGCGGCGACGCTGCCGGCCACCACCACACCTCTGCCCTGCCAGCGACGGCCCGACATCTTCAAAGAGCCGCTCCTGGAGCGTCCGCCCGCGGGTGTGCAGGAGCTGCCGTTCCGCACGCGCAGGAGCCAGGCCCTCACCCATGCTGCCCGCGAGCTCTGCTTCTCCTGCCCGCTGAGGGCGGAATGCCTGCAGGACGCCGTCGTCCGGTCCGATCCGGGCGGTTACGCCGCCGCCACCACCGAGCAGGACCGGCGCTGGATCCGCATGTGGCTGCACATCGGCGACAGCCGGGGACGTCTGTCGGACGCCGACGCCGAGTCCGCCTCCGGCGGGCGTGGCGAAGCGGTCGGAGCCTCAGCCGTGCTCGACGCGTTCAGCGCCCTCCAGACGCACCGGACGCGCCGGTCGTTCGGTGTCGGCCGGGGGCCGGTTCCCACCCAGCGGCAGGGCCCGGCACAGCACTTCAGAACAGACCGACGACAGCGCGCCGACACAGACAGGGTTTCGACAATGCCGGCTCCTGCCCTGCAGGGGGAACGGATCACCTACTCGCTCGGTGATCCGGCCCTGGCCATACAGAAGACCGTGCTCGGTCCGCTGGCGCGCGCCACGCTCCTCATGCTCAAGGTCGCCCAGCAGCTGGCGGGGATGCTCGCGCTCACGCCGTCCGCGGGAGTGGAACCCGAGCTCCTCGCAGCCGTGGGCGAGACCCGCCGGAGCCTGGAGTCCTGGCGCACGGCAGCCGGTGACGAGGCCGCCTACGAGGTCGCGGACAGCGGCCTGACCGGTTCCGTGAGCATCGAGCTCGCGACCAGCGACCCCGTCGCCGCACTGCAGCAGGACATCTTCGAGCCCCTGCTGCGCCGCCTGGCGGCCTCGCTGCAGCGCGTCGAGGCCATCACGGCGGTGCTCGTCCCCGCCGCCGACACCGCGGACCCGGCCGCCGTCCCGCACGTCCGGCAGCTCTCGGCCGTACTGGAAGCGGTGCGCGAGCTCGGTTCCCACCTGGAGCGCTACCAGCCCCTCGCCCAGCGCCAGGGCCACGGCGAGGGCCTCCCGGGCATCCGGCGCGACGATCACCCGTACCACTCCGCCACAGTCGCGGGCGGGGCCGGTTCCTGGAGCGTCCCCAGCCTGCGCCGGTCCGTGGAGACGGCAGTGTCCTCCTTCCCGGGTCGCTTCACCGGCCGCGACGTGGTCGGGGCGCTGCCCCCGGGTGTGTATGCGGACGCGGGGAAGTCGGTCAGCAACGCCCTGTCCGCCATGGTCAAGTCGGGCCGATTGCTTCGGGTCTCGCGCGGCACCTACATCGCGAACCCGCCGTCCACCGGCGAAGCCGTCCCGAACTCCTGA